From a region of the Alnus glutinosa chromosome 1, dhAlnGlut1.1, whole genome shotgun sequence genome:
- the LOC133881828 gene encoding membrane protein PM19L, producing the protein MASGGSKSVAFILLIVNVILYFIVTAVAAWAVNHGIQRARETASVLQIPARIFPIYLPVGNMATGFFVIFSLIAGVVGMATSLTGLNHVAKWDAPNLHTAAATSLLTWSLTLLAMGLACKEIELGWTDSHLRTLEVITIVVTATQLFCTGAIHAGVEEIARRHRSLIGRV; encoded by the exons ATGGCGTCTGGAGGATCAAAATCAGTAGCCTTCATCCTCCTAATCGTcaatgttattttatatttcattgtgaCTGCGGTTGCTGCATGGGCGGTGAATCATGGGATTCAAAGGGCTCGCGAGACAG CATCCGTTTTACAAATTCCTGCTCGGATATTTCCAATATATCTCCCAGTAGGAAACATGGCGACCGGTTTCTTTGTCATTTTCTCGCTCATTGCCGGTGTTGTGGGCATGGCCACCTCCCTTACTGGACTCAATCATGTTGCCAAATGGGATGCACCCAACTTACACACAGCGGCCGCCACTTCTCTCTTAACTTGGTCACTCACTCTTCTAGCCATGGG ATTGGCATGTAAAGAGATTGAACTTGGCTGGACAGATTCACACttg AGGACTCTAGAAGTCATCACCATTGTGGTGACTGCAACACAACTCTTTTGCACGGGTGCTATCCACGCTGGGGTTGAAGAAATTGCACGACGTCATAGAAGCCTGATTGGGAGAGTTTGA
- the LOC133881839 gene encoding uncharacterized protein LOC133881839: MEQLVNFIIRPPRAEYDPKNDLLDQEFMLKGKWYQRKDLEVKNSRGDVLQCSHYVPIVSPEGKPLPCVIYCHGNSGCRADASEAAIILLPSNITVFTLDFSGSGLSGGDHVTLGWHERDDLRAVVEYLRADGNVSLIGLWGRSMGAVTSLMYGAEDPSIAGMVLDSPFSDLVDLMMELVDTYKIRLPKFTVKFAIQYMRRAIQKKAKFDITDLNTIKVASSCFVPVLLGHAIDDDFINPHHSDRIFEAYMGDKNIIKFEGDHNSPRPQFYFDSINIFFHNVLQPPEDEAAGSFFDPMDDYFGKDSWRTVHEVGYGHESSTTSKGPATSSTADAIKTLRSRRPMSRTEVPHDFPSKDDQSEDEHGKVDDDLCPSSSDMISFELSNGHPFGPEVPTASDDDQYVEYPLDDLAGFPSNLEEEERMFMEAVLESLKDLEMKQPQAGEPPGISASSIKPSHKDLQDASPTERGVPLETESTSTSVQDCGPSKSESTNTSVVNAQNLASERPSPNRNAAAGPAFDAPSPGMETGTTGTSARSDTSASTQSSSDADMSANTKATLTVERNPAGHIMDGLMRRWDLNFFRNSNNR, encoded by the exons ATGGAGCAGCTTGTCAACTTTATCATTCGGCCACCGAG AGCTGAATATGacccaaaaaatgatttattagaTCAAGAGTTCATGCTGAAAGGGAAATGGTATCAGAGGAAAGATCTGGAG GTTAAAAACAGTCGGGGAGATGTTCTTCAGTGTAGTCATTATGTTCCTATCGTTAGTCCCGAAGGAAAGCCTCTCCCCTGTGTGATATATTGCCATGGGAACAG TGGTTGCAGGGCTGATGCCAGTGAAGCTGCAATAATTTTGCTGCCTTCGAACATTACAGTTTTCACTCTTGATTTCTCTGGATCTGGACTCTCTGGAGGCGACCATGTCACCCTGGGGTGGCATGAA AGGGATGATCTAAGGGCTGTGGTTGAATATCTGCGGGCAGATGGAAATGTGTCTTTGATAGGCTTGTGGGGCCGTTCGATGGGCGCTGTTACTAG CCTAATGTATGGAGCTGAGGATCCTTCAATTGCTGGAATGGTTCTTGATAGTCCCTTCTCTGATTTAGTTGACTTGATGATGGAACTGGTAGACACCTACAAGATCCGTTTACCCAAATTCACT GTGAAGTTCGCAATCCAATACATGCGAAGAGCTATTCAGAAAAAGGCAAAGTTTGACATAACGGACCTGAATACCATTAAG GTGGCAAGTTCTTGCTTCGTTCCAGTTTTACTTGGGCATGCCATTGATGATGATTTCATAAATCCCCATCACTCGGATCGTATATTTGAAGCTTATATG GGAGACAAAAACATAATCAAATTTGAGGGAGATCATAACTCTCCCCGCCCTCAATTCTACTTCGAttctataaatatatttttccacAATGTTTTGCAACCTCCAGAGGATGAAGCAGCTGGATCATTTTTTGATCCTATGGACGATTACTTTGGTAAG GATAGTTGGAGAACTGTGCATGAAGTAGGTTATGGCCATGAATCTTCAACTACATCTAAAG GACCAGCAACAAGCAGCACAGCAGATGCCATTAAAACACTCCGTTCAAGAAGACCTATGAGTAGGACAGAG GTTCCTCATGACTTCCCTTCTAAAGATGATCAATCTGAAGATGAG CACGGAAAAGTTGATGACGATCTTTGCCCATCATCTTCCGACATGATTAGCTTTGAGTTATCCAATGGCCATCCTTTTGGCCCCGAAGTTCCTACTGCTTCGGATGATGATCAATATGTAGAATACCCACTTGATGACTTGGCAGGTTTTCCATCCAATttggaagaggaagaaaga ATGTTTATGGAAGCAGTGCTTGAATCATTAAAAGACTTGGAAATGAAACAACCCCAGGCAGGAGAACCGCCTGGCATTAGCGCCAGTTCTATAAAGCCTTCACATAAAGATCTCCAGGATGCTTCACCTACAGAACGTGGTGTGCCCTTAGAGACAGAATCCACTTCCACTTCAGTGCAGGATTGTGGACCTTCAAAATCAGAATCCACTAACACTTCAGTGGTCAATGCCCAAAATTTGGCATCTGAGCGGCCATCTCCTAATAGGAATGCGGCTGCAGGACCTGCATTTGATGCTCCTTCTCCTGGCATGGAAACTGGAACCACAGGAACTTCTGCTCGTAGTGATACTTCAGCAAGCACACAGAGCTCCTCGGATGCTGACATGTCGGCCAATACAAAAGCAACATTAACTGTTGAACGGAACCCGGCAGGCCATATTATGGATGGTTTGATGCGTCGATGGGATCTCAACTTCTTCCGAAACAGTAACAATCGATGA
- the LOC133881860 gene encoding uncharacterized protein LOC133881860 yields the protein MDRGNSAQGEGSIHLQIAELQKLGETVGTSSTTIFEPQSGIEKRDSSNSNTDSVSLTMPSSVRAPEKKITLFALQLAVLEKAATGLGTLGFIWATVVLLGGFAITLDKTDFWFITIILLIEGTRIFSRSHELEWQHQATWSITDAGINSFRALRSSSHFLIGTVKAIFRPILSVPKKVNHTRELTTAYDTASPGFTDHQRMPTRTWKSSDVPLLPFSQWIFLSRNVSKLLYWLQLLSATACVVLSLMKLIKHNYGEVQKGDTDKKNRQSALNIFYALALAEALLFLTEKAYWEWKVIYHRLLDEVNKECEFGPSGMVSIRRFFYDAYSKCVNGSIFDGLKMDMVAFAMDLLDSNSPDEQLVGVRILRQFALNVRFSDDTLQKIGINILVIERLVEMLNWTDPQDEEIRRSAAEILSKLAGKKQNSLRVAGIPGAMESISSLLQTNRSFSGAADEIGEKKIILDHANYGFWTFNHLGLLILKKLARDHDNCGKIGNTRGLLPKIIDFTHVEERLLKDKNVAASQIETVKRSLQVVKMLAHTSGATGKHLRREISEIVFTISNIRDLLRFGENHSMLQKLGIDILTSLALEEDATERIGGTGGVLKELFNIFFKEGMPENENNVRIAAGEALAMLALESESNCYRILKLDVLERLVGALEVPLLRINAARILRNLCTYSGADCFNRLKGVTAATPTVLRAIMSEENKLQEVMIGLAANVFKFMNPQESSIMFKKAGITEAELANHLIQILKKHQYPPTQIPRIRRFTIELAIWMMRDKETNVSIFKDLGMEKMLEGVLETTAELESFHIFSGTVGVNRHSTTIHSLVETALKLLAD from the exons ATGGATCGTGGGAATTCTGCCCAAGGTGAAGGAAGCATTCATCTCCAGATTGCCGAGCTTCAGAAGCTCGGTGAAACCGTCGGTACTTCAAGCACCACAATTTTTGAACCCCAGAGCGGTATTGAGAAGAGAGACAGTAGCAATAGCAATACAGATTCTGTTTCTCTCACAATGCCGTCGTCCGTTCGTGCGCCGGAAAAGAAGATTACTCTCTTTGCTCTTCAGCTTGCAGTTCTTGAGAAAGCAGCCACCGGCCTTGGAACTCTTGGGTTCATCTGGGCAACGGTTGTTCTTCTTGGTGGGTTTGCCATCACTTTGGATAAAACCGACTTCTGGTTTATCACCATCATCTTGTTGATTGAGGGGACTCGCATATTCAGCAGAAGCCATGAACTTGAATGGCAGCACCAAGCCACATGGTCAATCACAGACGCGGGAATCAACAGCTTCCGGGCACTGAGATCCAGCTCACACTTCCTCATTGGAACCGTAAAAGCAATTTTCCGGCCAATTCTTTCGGTTCCCAAAAAAGTTAACCACACTAGAGAATTAACGACGGCATATGACACAGCAAGCCCTGGATTCACCGATCACCAAAGAATGCCGACTCGGACATGGAAAAGTTCAGATGTTCCTCTTCTACCGTTTTCTCAATGGATTTTCCTCTCGAGAAATGTCAGTAAGCTTCTCTATTGGCTCCAACTTCTATCTGCAACAGCCTGTGTGGTCCTCTCATTGATGAAGCTCATCAAGCATAACTATGGTGAGGTACAAAAAGGAGACACTGACAAGAAGAATCGGCAATCCGCTCTGAATATTTTCTATGCCTTGGCATTAGCAGAAGCACTGTTGTTTCTGACGGAGAAAGCTTACTGGGAGTGGAAAGTCATCTACCATAGACTGTTGGATGAAGTGAACAAGGAGTGCGAGTTTGGACCTTCAGGTATGGTTTCAATTAGAAGGTTCTTTTATGATGCCTATTCAAAATGTGTAAACGGAAGCATTTTTGATGGCTTGAAGATGGATATGGTTGCTTTTGCTATGGATCTCTTGGATTCAAATTCCCCTGATGAGCAGCTTGTTGGAGTTAGAATACTTCGACAATTTGCATTGAATGTGCGATTTTCTGATGACACCCTCCAAAAAATAGGGATAAATATATTGGTGATAGAGAGATTAGTTGAGATGTTGAATTGGACAGACCCACAAGATGAAGAGATCAGGCGATCAGCTGCAGAGATATTGTCAAAACTAGCCGGTAAAAAGCAAAACTCCCTCCGGGTTGCTGGCATACCTGGTGCTATGGAATCAATATCATCTCTGCTCCAAACCAACAGAAGCTTCAGTGGTGCAGCCGACGAAATCGGTGAAAAGAAAATCATCCTTGACCATGCAAATTATGGATTCTGGACATTTAATCATTTAGGACTTCTTATTCTGAAGAAACTTGCACGTGATCATGATAACTGTGGAAAGATTGGAAATACAAGGGGCCTCCTGCCAAAAATCATAGATTTTACACATGTTGAAGAAAGGTTGTTGAAGGATAAAAATGTTGCAGCATCTCAGATTGAGACCGTGAAACGATCCCTGCAAGTAGTGAAGATGCTGGCACACACATCTGGCGCCACGGGAAAACATCTACGAAGAGAAATTTCCGAGATAGTTTTCACCATCAGCAACATTAGAGATCTTCTACGGTTCGGAGAAAATCACTCAATGCTGCAGAAACTTGGCATAGATATCTTAACCAGTCTCGCGCTGGAAGAGGATGCAACAGAGAGGATTGGGGGTACAGGTGGAGTTCTGAAGGAGTTGTTTAACATTTTCTTCaaagagggaatgccagagaaTGAGAATAATGTAAGAATTGCCGCTGGAGAAGCACTAGCAATGCTGGCTTTAGAAAGCGAAAGTAACTGCTATCGTATCTTGAAGCTGGATGTACTAGAAAGGCTCGTAGGAGCACTGGAAGTTCCATTGCTTCGTATAAATGCGGCaagaattttaagaaatttgtgCACCTACAGTGGTGCAGATTGCTTCAACCGCCTAAAGGGAGTAACAGCTGCAACACCTACG GTGCTTAGGGCAATCATGTCAGAAGAGAACAAACTACAGGAAGTGATGATTGGACTAGCAGCAAATGTTTTTAAATTCATGAATCCTCAGGAGTCGAGCATCATGTTTAAGAAAGCTGGAATTACTGAAGCTGAATTGGCTAATCACTTAATCCAGATTTTGAAGAAACATCAATACCCACCAACTCAAATTCCAAGAATAAGGAGGTTTACCATAGAGTTGGCGATATGGATGATGAGAGACAAGGAGACAAATGTAAGCATTTTCAAGGATCTGGGAATGGAGAAGATGCTGGAGGGTGTCTTGGAGACCACAGCAGAGCTTGAAAGCTTCCATATTTTCTCCGGTACTGTTGGAGTTAACCGGCACAGCACAACAATCCACTCACTGGTTGAAACTGCTCTGAAGTTGCTGGCGGATTGA
- the LOC133881819 gene encoding glutamine synthetase leaf isozyme, chloroplastic, producing MAQILAPSTQWQMRITKNPANASPLTAKMWSSLLLKQNKKGSYKSSAKFQVFALKSDNSTINRLENLLDLDVTPYTDKIIAEYIWIGGSGIDLRSKSRTIAKPVEHPSELPKWNYDGSSTGQAPGEDSEVILYPQAIFKDPFRGGNNILVICDTYTPAGEPIPTNKRHKAAEIFSSKKVAGEVPWYGIEQEYTLLQTNVKWPLGWPVGGYPGPQGPYYCAAGADKSFGRDISDAHYKACLYAGINISGTNGEVMPGQWEYQVGPSVGIEAGDHVWCSRYILERITEQAGVVLSLDPKPIEGDWNGAGCHTNYSTKSMREDGGFEVIKKAILNLSLRHKEHISAYGEGNERRLTGKHETASINTFSWGVANRGCSIRVGRETEQKGKGYLEDRRPASNMDPYIVTSLLAETTILWEPTLEAEALAAQKLALNI from the exons ATGGCGCAGATTTTGGCACCCTCTACCCAATGGCAGATGAGAATTACCAAGAACCCCGCAAATGCAAGCCCCTTGACAGCAAAGATGTGGAGTTCTCTGTTATTGAAACAGAACAAGAAAGGGTCATATAAAAGCTCAGCTAAGTTTCAGGTTTTTGCTCTGAAGTCTGATAACAGCACTATCAACAGGCTAGAAAATCTACTAGATTTGGACGTCACCCCGTATACTGACAAAATCATTGCTGAGTACATTTG GATTGGAGGATCCGGGATTGATCTGCGTAGCAAGTCAAGG acaATAGCCAAGCCTGTTGAACATCCATCTGAGCTCCCCAAGTGGAATTATGATGGATCAAGTACTGGTCAAGCACCGGGTGAAGATAGTGAAGTAATTCTATA CCCTCAAGCAATTTTTAAGGACCCTTTTCGTGGTGGTAACAATATCTTG GTAATTTGTGATACATACACGCCAGCAGGCGAGCCTATCCCAACAAACAAACGCCACAAGGCTGCTGAGATCTTCAGTAGCAAGAAGGTTGCAGGTGAAGTTCCATG GTATGGGATTGAGCAAGAGTACACCTTACTTCAAACAAACGTGAAATGGCCATTAGGTTGGCCTGTTGGAGGCTATCCTGGTCCTCAG GGTCCTTACTACTGTGCTGCAGGGGCAGACAAGTCATTTGGCCGTGACATATCAGATGCTCATTACAAAGCTTGCTTATATGCCGGAATTAACATCAGTGGGACCAATGGAGAGGTTATGCCTGGCCAG TGGGAGTATCAAGTAGGGCCTAGCGTGGGAATTGAAGCTGGTGATCATGTTTGGTGTTCAAGATACATTCTTGAG AGAATCACTGAACAGGCTGGTGTTGTTCTCTCACTTGATCCAAAACCAATAGAG GGCGATTGGAATGGTGCAGGATGCCACACCAATTACAG TACAAAGAGCATGAGAGAGGATGGAGGCTTTGAAGTTATAAAGAAGGCAATTTTGAATCTGTCACTTCGCCACAAAGAGCATATCAGTGCCTACGGAGAAGGAAATGAGAGAAGGTTAACGGGAAAGCATGAAACAGCCAGCATTAACACATTTTCTTGG GGAGTGGCTAATCGTGGTTGCTCGATCCGTGTTGGACGTGAAACTGAGCAGAAAGGCAAAG GGTACTTGGAAGATCGGCGTCCAGCTTCAAACATGGACCCTTACATTGTGACCTCACTACTGGCAGAAACTACAATATTATGGGAGCCAACACTGGAGGCTGAAGCTCTGGCTGCTCAGAAGCTGGCATTGAATATTTAA
- the LOC133881850 gene encoding uncharacterized protein LOC133881850 — translation MGGFRNPLKGFFQNFVPWLHTMICDGFNFFLLFSFLLLFIGCLQTWCSEDVLRGLRQRFMFLQKMKVAVILLFFSKYMTQFYMRTADITGKVELPESVKMVMPGDNVTATFELIAPVPLETCWTNICFERRW, via the exons ATGGGAGGTTTTAGAAACCCTTTAAAAGGTTTCTTCCAGAATTTTGTTCCCTGGCTTCATACTATGATTTGTGATGGATttaacttctttcttcttttttcattccTTTTGCTCTTCATAGGTTGTCTCCAAACCTGGTGCAGTGAAGACGTATTAAGAGGTTTGAGGCAGAGATTTATGTTCTTACAAAAGATGAAG GTGGCCGTCATACTgcttttcttctcaaaatataTGACTCAATTTTACATGAGGACTGCAGATATTACTGGAAAGGTGGAATTACCTGAAAGTGTAAAGATGGTGATGCCTGGTGATAATGTGACTGCAACTTTTGAGCTAATAGCACCTGTTCCTCTTGAAACATGTTG GACAAATATTTGCTTTGAGAGAAGGTGGTAG